Proteins from one Salmonella bongori NCTC 12419 genomic window:
- the fliR gene encoding flagellar biosynthetic protein FliR — translation MIQITSEQWLYWLNLYFWPLLRVLALISTAPILSERAIPKRVKLGLGIMITFVIAPSLPANDTPLFSIAALWLAMQQILIGIALGFTMQFAFAAVRTAGEFIGLQMGLSFATFVDPGSHLNMPVLARIMDMLAMLLFLTFNGHLWLISLLVDTFHTLPVGSNPVNSNAFMALARAGGLIFLNGLMLALPVITLLLTLNLALGLLNRMAPQLSIFVIGFPLTLTVGIMLMAALMPLIAPFCEHLFSEIFNLLADIVSEMPVNNNP, via the coding sequence ATGATACAGATCACCAGCGAACAATGGCTATACTGGCTAAATCTCTATTTCTGGCCCCTGCTGCGTGTACTGGCGCTGATTTCAACCGCGCCGATTCTCAGCGAGCGTGCAATTCCCAAGCGGGTAAAGCTGGGGTTGGGGATAATGATTACGTTCGTCATCGCGCCATCTCTACCGGCAAACGATACGCCGCTGTTTTCTATTGCCGCCTTATGGCTGGCAATGCAGCAAATTCTGATCGGCATTGCGCTGGGATTTACCATGCAATTCGCCTTTGCGGCAGTGCGTACGGCTGGTGAGTTTATCGGTTTGCAAATGGGGCTTTCCTTTGCCACCTTCGTCGACCCGGGCAGTCACCTCAATATGCCGGTACTGGCACGTATTATGGATATGCTTGCCATGCTGCTGTTTCTTACTTTTAATGGTCATCTGTGGCTTATTTCGCTACTGGTCGATACCTTTCATACCCTGCCTGTCGGGAGCAATCCGGTTAACAGTAACGCATTTATGGCGCTCGCCAGGGCCGGTGGACTCATTTTCTTAAACGGATTAATGCTGGCATTACCGGTCATCACTCTCCTGCTAACACTTAATCTGGCGCTGGGGCTATTAAATCGCATGGCGCCGCAGCTATCGATATTTGTTATCGGCTTCCCGCTCACGCTCACCGTTGGCATTATGCTTATGGCTGCGCTTATGCCATTAATTGCGCCGTTTTGCGAACATTTATTCAGCGAAATTTTCAATTTGCTTGCTGATATTGTCAGCGAAATGCCCGTAAATAATAACCCATAA